From a single Maylandia zebra isolate NMK-2024a linkage group LG3, Mzebra_GT3a, whole genome shotgun sequence genomic region:
- the LOC143416699 gene encoding scavenger receptor cysteine-rich domain-containing protein DMBT1-like: MAYFGAGSGQIWLDNVGCSGSESSLTECQNSGWGTNTCAHDQDAGVICTDIRLAGSGLTQCSGRVEISHNNIWGTVCDDGWDLNAAEVVCRQLNCGPALEAPQNASFGEGTGEIWLDEVTCSGSEDFLTDCPNSGFGNHNCDHSEDASVICSDIRLAGSGLTQCSGRVEIYHNNIWGTICGDGWDLNDAEVVCRQLNCGPALGAPQMAYFGAGSGQIWLDNVGCSGSESSLTECQNSGWGTNTCAHDQDAGVICTDIRLAGSGLTQCSGRVEISHNNIWGTVCDDGWDLNAAEVVCRQLNCGPALEAPQNASFGEGTGEIWLDEVTCSGSEDFLTDCPNSGFGNHDCDHSEDASVICSDALSEGVTPSEKVGSWRKVLVKVNLAAVDSSVDMKDPAVMESIMNSIKNELGSTADDLKMSWWKRPEKKDIKKQEACTP, from the exons ATGGCTTACTTTGGTGCAGGAAGTGGACAGATTTGGCTTGATAATGTGGGCTGTTCAGGAAGTGAAAGTTCTCTAACTGAGTGTCAAAACAGTGGATGGGGAACAAACACCTGTGCACACGATCAGGATGCTGGTGTCATCTGTACAG acaTCAGATTAGCCGGGTCTGGATTGACTCAGTGCTCTGGCAGAGTTGAAATCTCTCACAATAACATCTGGGGAACAGTCTGTGATGATGGCTGGGACTTAAATGCTGCTGAGGTGGTTTGCAGACAGTTAAACTGTGGACCGGCACTGGAAGCTCCTCAGAACGCTTCCTTTGGTGAAGGAACTGGAGAAATATGGCTTGATGAAGTGACCTGTTCAGGCAGTGAAGACTTTCTGACTGACTGTCCCAACAGTGGATTTGGCAACCACAACTGTGACCATTCTGAGGACGCTAGTGTCATCTGTTCAG acaTCAGATTAGCCGGGTCTGGATTGACTCAGTGCTCTGGCAGAGTAGAAATCTATCACAATAACATCTGGGGAACAATCTGCGGTGATGGCTGGGACTTAAATGATGCTGAGGTGGTTTGCAGACAGTTAAACTGTGGACCGGCACTAGGAGCTCCTCAGATGGCTTACTTTGGTGCAGGAAGTGGACAGATTTGGCTTGATAATGTGGGCTGTTCAGGAAGTGAAAGTTCTCTAACTGAGTGTCAAAACAGTGGATGGGGAACAAACACCTGTGCACACGATCAGGATGCTGGTGTCATCTGTACAG acaTCAGATTAGCCGGGTCTGGATTGACTCAGTGCTCTGGCAGAGTTGAAATCTCTCACAATAACATCTGGGGAACAGTCTGTGATGATGGCTGGGACTTAAATGCTGCTGAGGTGGTTTGCAGACAGTTAAACTGTGGACCGGCACTGGAAGCTCCTCAGAACGCTTCCTTTGGTGAAGGAACTGGAGAAATATGGCTTGATGAAGTGACCTGTTCAGGCAGTGAAGACTTTCTGACTGACTGTCCCAACAGTGGATTTGGCAACCACGACTGTGACCATTCTGAGGACGCTAGTGTCATCTGTTCAG ATGCCCTCTCCGAAGGTGTGACACCCAGTGAGAAAGTAGGAAGTTGGAGGAAGGTCTTGGTGAAAGTGAATCTGGCTGCTGTCGACTCCTCCGTGGACATGAAAGACCCAGCTGTGATGGAGTCCATCATGAATTCG ATCAAAAATGAGTTGGGAAGTACGGCTGACGACCTAAAAATGAGCTGGTGGAAACGTCCAGAAAAGAAAGATATCAAAAAACAAGAGGCGTGTACTCCATAG
- the LOC143416700 gene encoding scavenger receptor cysteine-rich domain-containing group B protein-like yields MGFPIRLVGSGLTTCSGRVEIYHNNIWGTVCGNSWDLNDAQVVCRQFNCWTALEAPQNAHFGAGTGEIWLDEVTCSGNESFLTECQRSGFGVHDCDHSKDASVICSEGVTPNIRLAGSGLTQCSGRVEIYHNNIWGTVCDDRWDLNAAEVVCRQLNCGPALEAPQNAFFGEGTGEIWLDDVICSGSEDFLTDCPNSGFGNHNCDHSEDASVICSGEIYSWSFTRCQIL; encoded by the exons TCCCCATCAGATTAGTTGGCTCTGGATTGACAACGTGCTCTGGCAGAGTAGAAATCTATCACAATAACATCTGGGGAACAGTCTGTGGTAATAGCTGGgacttaaatgatgctcaggTGGTTTGCAGACAGTTTAACTGTTGGACAGCACTAGAAGCTCCTCAGAACGCTCACTTTGGTGCAGGAACTGGAGAAATATGGCTTGATGAAGTGACCTGTTCAGGAAATGAAAGCTTTCTAACTGAGTGTCAACGCAGTGGATTTGGAGTACATGATTGTGACCATTCTAAAGACGCTAGTGTCATCTGTTCAG AAGGTGTGACACCCA acaTCAGATTAGCCGGGTCTGGATTGACTCAGTGCTCTGGCAGAGTTGAAATCTATCACAATAACATCTGGGGAACAGTCTGTGATGATCGCTGGGACTTAAATGCTGCTGAGGTGGTTTGCAGACAGTTAAACTGTGGACCGGCACTGGAAGCTCCTCAGAACGCTTTCTTTGGTGAAGGAACTGGAGAAATATGGCTTGATGACGTGATCTGTTCAGGCAGTGAAGACTTTCTGACTGACTGTCCCAACAGTGGATTTGGCAACCACAACTGTGACCATTCTGAGGACGCTAGTGTCATCTGTTCAGGTGAGATATATTCTTGGTCATTCACAAGATGTCAAATACTGTaa